One bacterium DNA window includes the following coding sequences:
- the atpC gene encoding ATP synthase F1 subunit epsilon, with product MSKTLNLQVVAPDAPGSTEEATLVVLPGEMGEFGVMAGHMSLLSTLKPGTLRVVKGGQRDVYFVAGGFAEVNATSVIVLAEEYVPASEIDVEEARRVKQRSAEILAEKKEGTDLSAAQNALARAEARLKTAEEFKNLKK from the coding sequence ATGTCAAAAACCTTGAACTTACAAGTCGTCGCTCCGGACGCTCCTGGTTCCACCGAGGAAGCCACGCTGGTGGTCCTTCCGGGTGAAATGGGGGAGTTCGGGGTGATGGCCGGGCACATGTCGCTCCTCTCCACTTTGAAACCGGGGACCTTGCGGGTCGTCAAGGGCGGACAACGCGACGTTTATTTCGTGGCGGGCGGTTTCGCCGAGGTGAACGCCACCTCCGTCATCGTGCTCGCCGAGGAATATGTCCCCGCTTCCGAGATCGACGTGGAGGAGGCCAGGCGCGTGAAACAGCGTTCGGCCGAGATCCTGGCCGAGAAGAAGGAAGGGACCGACCTCTCCGCGGCCCAGAACGCCTTGGCCCGCGCCGAGGCCCGCTTGAAGACCGCCGAGGAATTCAAGAACCTCAAGAAGTAA
- a CDS encoding glycosyltransferase family 39 protein, translating into MARSKPYVPREFSSRQWVWFLLGLGLVLRIPLLKLATAETTDGVLCLSYFSSGFAPGERFVLFPGYPFLLALGQRIGIEGWLWGRILSSLSSLLLLVPLWNFARRWMSLEMTGVVCAMTLLSPLLWFWSVKVMPDVLFLFLFWMGIERLAAAYADRSATAWWWGTAAAALSACTRPEGFLLIPWVVLTAERVGKEGGPWRRLAEMLLWAGPLWLLKPKFFTILDAYREGLGVGQSGPSGQIRFLNVVEHFYAYLSQPVYVFTPLVYWFAILGLGNMSRRNDAQGEAFRKVILQVFALLFLTRLFPSAYQDRYLMPFLPLVLVAAGVHLENFFDHWKAPGKPIQNLFWKNGILAFCLGWTALYSSAALISQSDSFGDVKRASEFLRTLPKDAVIQSDEVPKTSFWSGRQVVRMSYLTENSPFQPSIGDYVVLHSVYTPRLGFVDQNMRDRFGAVLIHRDDSMVVPLLTDLMEDQKLQNRVGATAFRFEPQFFTTLVYRVDGKKRGPKK; encoded by the coding sequence ATGGCCCGTTCCAAACCCTATGTGCCCCGGGAGTTCTCCAGCCGCCAATGGGTTTGGTTCCTTTTGGGCCTCGGCCTGGTGCTGCGGATCCCCCTGCTGAAGTTGGCCACCGCGGAAACCACCGATGGCGTCCTTTGCCTTTCTTATTTCTCGTCCGGTTTTGCCCCGGGCGAGCGATTCGTGCTTTTCCCGGGTTATCCCTTCCTGCTGGCCCTGGGACAAAGGATCGGGATCGAGGGATGGCTCTGGGGCCGTATCTTGTCGAGCCTGTCCAGCCTCCTTTTGCTCGTGCCCTTGTGGAATTTTGCCAGGCGTTGGATGTCCCTGGAGATGACCGGGGTCGTCTGCGCCATGACCCTTCTTTCCCCCCTGCTTTGGTTCTGGTCGGTGAAGGTCATGCCCGATGTCCTTTTTCTTTTCCTTTTTTGGATGGGGATCGAAAGATTGGCCGCGGCCTACGCGGACCGGTCCGCCACCGCTTGGTGGTGGGGAACGGCGGCGGCGGCGCTTTCGGCCTGCACGCGGCCGGAAGGGTTCCTGTTGATCCCTTGGGTCGTCCTGACGGCGGAAAGGGTCGGGAAGGAGGGAGGTCCTTGGAGACGGTTGGCCGAGATGCTCCTTTGGGCGGGACCTCTCTGGCTCCTGAAACCCAAATTCTTCACCATCCTGGACGCTTACCGGGAAGGCCTGGGGGTGGGCCAGTCCGGGCCCTCCGGCCAGATACGCTTCCTCAACGTGGTCGAGCATTTCTATGCCTATCTTTCCCAACCGGTCTATGTCTTCACGCCGCTGGTCTATTGGTTCGCCATCCTGGGGTTGGGGAACATGAGCCGCCGCAACGACGCCCAAGGCGAAGCCTTCCGGAAGGTCATCCTCCAGGTCTTCGCCCTGCTCTTCCTGACCCGTCTTTTCCCTTCGGCCTACCAGGACCGTTACCTGATGCCTTTCCTTCCCCTGGTGTTGGTGGCCGCCGGGGTCCATCTGGAGAATTTCTTCGACCATTGGAAGGCGCCGGGCAAACCCATCCAGAACCTCTTTTGGAAGAACGGGATCCTGGCCTTCTGCCTGGGATGGACGGCCCTCTATAGTTCGGCGGCCCTGATCTCCCAAAGCGATTCCTTCGGCGACGTGAAACGCGCCTCGGAATTCTTGAGGACCTTGCCGAAGGACGCGGTCATCCAGTCCGATGAGGTGCCTAAGACCTCCTTCTGGTCCGGGCGTCAGGTCGTCCGCATGTCCTATTTGACGGAGAACTCGCCCTTCCAACCCTCGATCGGGGATTACGTGGTCCTGCACAGCGTTTATACCCCCCGCCTGGGGTTCGTGGACCAGAACATGAGGGATCGGTTCGGGGCGGTGCTCATCCACCGGGACGATTCCATGGTGGTGCCCCTGCTCACGGACCTGATGGAGGACCAAAAACTGCAGAACCGGGTCGGAGCCACGGCTTTCCGTTTCGAACCCCAGTTCTTCACCACCCTGGTCTACCGGGTGGACGGTAAAAAGCGGGGCCCGAAGAAATGA
- the acpS gene encoding holo-ACP synthase, with product MIVGTGVDLIEIERVKFAHEKHGERFIARLFTPAEAAYCLRKKDPYPSLAGRFAAKEAVIKAFSHGFGGRWKWTQIEVVREMSGKPSLKFTGIMEQLRVERGIDRIHLTIAHSKRDATASVLFEATGK from the coding sequence ATGATCGTTGGCACGGGTGTGGACCTCATCGAGATCGAACGCGTCAAGTTCGCCCATGAAAAGCATGGGGAGCGGTTCATCGCGCGCCTTTTCACGCCGGCCGAAGCGGCCTATTGCCTCCGCAAAAAGGACCCCTATCCTTCCCTGGCCGGGCGTTTCGCCGCCAAAGAAGCCGTCATCAAAGCCTTCAGCCATGGCTTCGGGGGCCGCTGGAAATGGACCCAGATCGAGGTGGTGCGTGAGATGAGCGGCAAGCCTTCCCTGAAATTCACGGGCATCATGGAACAGCTCCGGGTGGAACGCGGTATCGACCGGATCCATTTGACCATCGCCCACAGCAAACGGGACGCCACCGCCTCGGTCCTTTTCGAAGCGACGGGGAAATAA
- a CDS encoding glycosyltransferase family 2 protein, whose amino-acid sequence MKAEPVSVLIPAFNEEKGVAAVVARVRSTLQKARIPHEIIVIDDGSRDATAKRAREAKASVVSMGENRGYGASLKAGMRQARYPLIAMLDADGTYPAEELPELIRMAGNCDMAVGARTKPNAAIPTLRRFPKWLLGKWANYLADRRIPDLNSGLRVFRRPIAARYEGLFPNGFSFTTTITLALECHGYIVKYHPIHYAPRVGDSKIRPFRDTLNFFSLVLRVVMYFKPLKIFIPLSGIIALGGAASAVLSRMNGQTVTGTTLFLFVAAIQVAALGLLADLLVKRGR is encoded by the coding sequence ATGAAGGCCGAACCTGTCAGCGTCCTGATCCCCGCGTTCAACGAGGAAAAAGGCGTGGCCGCGGTGGTGGCGAGGGTCCGGTCCACCCTGCAGAAGGCCCGTATCCCCCATGAGATCATCGTCATCGACGACGGGAGCCGGGACGCCACGGCGAAAAGGGCCCGAGAGGCGAAAGCCTCCGTCGTTTCCATGGGCGAGAACCGGGGCTATGGGGCGTCCCTCAAGGCCGGGATGCGCCAGGCCCGCTATCCCCTCATCGCCATGCTGGACGCCGACGGGACCTACCCCGCCGAGGAACTGCCGGAGCTGATCCGCATGGCCGGGAACTGCGACATGGCGGTGGGGGCCCGCACCAAACCCAACGCGGCGATCCCCACCTTGCGGCGTTTCCCCAAATGGCTGCTCGGGAAATGGGCCAATTACCTGGCGGACCGGAGGATCCCGGACCTGAATTCGGGCCTTCGGGTGTTCCGCCGGCCCATCGCGGCCCGTTACGAGGGCCTTTTCCCCAATGGCTTTTCATTTACCACGACCATTACCCTGGCCCTGGAATGCCACGGCTACATCGTCAAGTACCATCCCATCCATTATGCCCCCCGGGTGGGGGACTCCAAGATCCGTCCCTTCCGCGACACGCTGAATTTCTTCTCCCTGGTGCTCCGGGTCGTGATGTATTTCAAGCCCTTGAAGATATTCATACCCCTAAGCGGTATCATTGCCTTAGGGGGAGCGGCCTCGGCGGTCCTTTCCCGGATGAACGGCCAGACCGTGACGGGGACCACGCTTTTCCTCTTCGTGGCGGCCATCCAAGTGGCGGCCTTGGGGCTCTTGGCCGATCTACTGGTGAAAAGAGGGCGCTGA
- a CDS encoding Rieske (2Fe-2S) protein produces MPPEKSSFHPVLDEKLLSDNSLKIVSLQGRPVVVAKREGKLYAFDNECPHSGGPLGMGTFVGNSVACPLHQWTFDLATGEPTKGPGARVRTYEIKAESGKIWVKNA; encoded by the coding sequence ATGCCACCCGAAAAGTCCTCGTTCCATCCGGTCCTCGATGAAAAGCTCCTTTCGGACAACAGCCTGAAGATCGTCAGCCTTCAAGGCCGTCCCGTCGTCGTGGCGAAGCGGGAAGGAAAACTTTACGCTTTCGACAACGAGTGCCCCCATTCCGGTGGGCCCTTGGGGATGGGGACTTTCGTGGGGAACAGCGTGGCCTGCCCGCTCCACCAGTGGACCTTCGACCTGGCCACCGGAGAGCCCACCAAGGGGCCCGGGGCCCGGGTCCGAACCTATGAGATCAAGGCCGAGTCCGGAAAGATCTGGGTCAAGAACGCTTGA
- a CDS encoding NAD(P)H-hydrate dehydratase gives MKLGTAADMKRIDESAVKDRGLTIPLLMERAGEAVVRTLRERYGDPKALTIGVLCGRGHNGGDGLVAARLLKQAKASVVAVLLGGPEDLAAATLGQYEKAKAAKVPILPLTQAEQMQAVQWALEECDLFLDALYGTGLSRPLEGLARDLVRHVKTLGRPVVAVDIPSGLSADTGAPLGEVLPARQTVTFGLRKVGFHTPLAASFTGEVVLDDLGFPPDLLTSASLKNELTEPSMVRASLPQYDENTHKGTRGRVLVVAGATGLTGAATLCAYGAQRIGAGLVTVACPQSLIPILGAKLTEPMSAPVPEVEGGFLSVRASGRILYLAANVNSVVIGPGIGRHRETGLLVREILTKLTVPMVVDADALYLLGGQMDVFKAARAPVVITPHPGEAAWLLKTHIGEVESNRVGIAKKIAESYNVVVVLKGRFTVIASPQGEVRINPTGNRGLATGGTGDVLAGIIGGLLAQRLSPFDAASTGAYLHGLAGEKASRRLGPDGLLAGDLLPVLPRLLRQLRETTQETPWPPSTSFKTNGKPSSSSSKSGNPSSTTTSRKRAPRK, from the coding sequence ATGAAACTCGGTACCGCCGCGGACATGAAGAGGATCGACGAATCGGCCGTGAAGGACCGGGGCTTGACCATCCCCCTCCTGATGGAGCGGGCCGGAGAAGCGGTGGTCAGGACCCTCCGGGAGAGATACGGGGACCCGAAGGCCCTGACCATCGGGGTCCTTTGCGGCCGGGGCCATAACGGTGGGGATGGATTGGTGGCCGCTCGATTGCTCAAGCAAGCGAAGGCCAGCGTGGTGGCGGTCCTGTTGGGCGGGCCGGAGGACCTCGCGGCGGCGACCTTGGGGCAATATGAAAAGGCCAAGGCCGCCAAGGTCCCCATTCTCCCCCTGACCCAGGCCGAACAGATGCAGGCGGTCCAATGGGCCCTGGAGGAATGCGATCTGTTCCTCGACGCCCTTTACGGAACGGGACTGTCCCGGCCCTTGGAGGGTTTGGCCCGCGACCTGGTCCGTCATGTGAAGACCCTGGGCCGGCCCGTCGTGGCGGTGGATATCCCTTCCGGACTTTCCGCGGACACGGGTGCCCCCCTGGGGGAGGTCCTGCCGGCCCGTCAGACCGTGACCTTCGGTTTGAGGAAGGTCGGGTTCCATACGCCGCTCGCCGCTTCCTTCACCGGCGAGGTGGTCCTGGACGACCTGGGGTTCCCGCCGGACCTTTTGACCTCGGCCTCCTTGAAGAACGAACTGACCGAACCGTCGATGGTCCGGGCCTCCCTGCCTCAATACGACGAGAACACCCATAAGGGAACGAGGGGAAGGGTCCTGGTGGTCGCCGGGGCGACCGGCCTCACGGGCGCCGCCACCCTTTGCGCCTACGGCGCGCAGCGGATCGGGGCCGGGCTGGTGACCGTGGCTTGTCCGCAGAGCCTTATCCCCATCTTGGGCGCCAAATTGACCGAACCCATGTCCGCTCCCGTGCCCGAGGTGGAGGGCGGCTTCCTCTCCGTCAGGGCCTCGGGACGGATCCTTTACCTGGCCGCCAACGTGAATTCGGTGGTCATCGGCCCCGGCATCGGGCGACATCGGGAAACGGGCCTTCTGGTCCGGGAGATCCTCACCAAGCTCACCGTCCCCATGGTGGTGGACGCCGACGCCCTCTACCTGTTGGGGGGACAGATGGATGTTTTCAAGGCGGCCCGGGCCCCGGTGGTGATCACGCCCCATCCAGGGGAAGCGGCTTGGCTCTTGAAGACCCATATCGGCGAGGTGGAGTCCAACCGTGTTGGAATTGCGAAGAAAATTGCCGAAAGCTATAATGTCGTCGTTGTTTTGAAGGGCCGCTTCACCGTGATCGCGTCCCCCCAAGGCGAGGTCCGGATCAATCCCACGGGGAACCGGGGCCTGGCCACCGGTGGGACGGGCGATGTGCTGGCGGGGATCATCGGGGGACTGCTGGCCCAAAGACTGTCTCCCTTTGACGCCGCCTCCACCGGGGCCTATCTTCATGGTCTCGCCGGGGAGAAGGCCAGCCGGAGGCTGGGGCCGGACGGGCTACTGGCGGGGGATCTCCTTCCGGTCCTCCCGCGATTGCTTCGACAGTTAAGGGAAACAACCCAGGAGACCCCGTGGCCGCCATCGACGAGCTTCAAAACCAATGGGAAGCCTTCCTCAAGCTCCTCCAAGTCCGGGAACCCAAGCTCCACGACCACGTCAAGGAAGCGCGCCCCAAGGAAATAA